A region of Vigna radiata var. radiata cultivar VC1973A chromosome 6, Vradiata_ver6, whole genome shotgun sequence DNA encodes the following proteins:
- the LOC106763484 gene encoding uncharacterized protein LOC106763484, with protein MADYTTIFSPHHFNSIARLMVNPANMEVKPVLIQVVKSNLFNGLSRESPYEHLTTFSEICNTVNINSVPDEAIKLTRSGKQMPSYAKFLKENVTKKRKYIEKETIEVQGNCSAIIQKMLPPKLQDPGSFTIPCTIGDLEVGRALIDLGANINLMQLFMFKRIQGLELKPTRMTLQLADKSLKNPYGVVEDVMVKVDKFFFPMDFVIMEMEENGNVSLILERPFMKTTRVLIDVENDKLKVRVQDEEVNFDLFKAMSHPKDDKACFQVDIIDEVCMMQGKKVRDASPLERTLIDECEDLNEEEEKLIDECLTDLEVLKEIPMDEASFEKLIPRRKSKK; from the exons ATGGCGGATTACACAACTATATTTAGCCCTCATcattttaatagcattgcaAGGTTGATGGTCAATCCTGCAAATATGGAGGTGAAACCGGTGTTGATACAAGTGGTGAAGAGCAACCTATTCAATGGACTGTCTCgtgaaagtccatatgagcatCTGACTACATTCAGCGAGATTTGTAATACTGTGAACATCAATAGTGTGCCGGATGAGGCTATAAAGCTTACTAGAAGTGGTAAA CAAATGCCTTCATATGCAAAGTTTTTGAAGGAGAATGtcacaaagaaaagaaagtatattgAGAAGGAGACCATTGAAGTACAAGGAAATTGCAGTGCAATCATACAAAAGATGTTGCCTCCTAAGCTTCAAGACCCAGGAAGCTTCACCATTCCATGTACCATAGGAGATTTGGAAGTTGGAAGAGCTTTAATTGATTTGGGAGCTAACATTAATCTAATGCAACTTTTTATGTTCAAAAGGATTCAAGGCTTGGAACTCAAGCCTACTAGAATGACACTTCAACTAGCGGACAAGTCTCTTAAAAACCCTTATGGGGTGGTTGAAGATGTGATGGTGAAAGTAGACAAATTCTTCTTTCCAATGGATTTTGTCataatggagatggaggagaacGGAAATGTGTCTCTCATTCTAGAGAGACCATTCATGAAGACAACTAGAGTCttaattgatgtggagaatgACAAGCTTAAAGTAAGggtgcaagatgaagaagtGAATTTTGACTTGTTCAAGGCTATGTCACACCCTAAGGATGATAAGGCATGTTTCCAAGTTGACATTATTGATGAAGTTTGTATGATGCAAGGGAAGAAGGTGCGTGATGCTTCTCCTCTTGAAAGAACTCTCATTGATGAATGTGAAGATTTGAATGAGGAGGAGGAGAAGTTAATTGATGAGTGCTTGACGGATTTGGAGGTATTAAAAGAAATCCCAATGGATGAGGCTAGTTTTGAGAAGTTGATACCAAGGAGGAAGTCAAAGAAATGA